Proteins co-encoded in one Rhizobium sp. NZLR1 genomic window:
- a CDS encoding cupredoxin family copper-binding protein — MHLLTKSLPLLCALLWTGGGVASAAEYQVTIAGMKYSAPPAELHVGDVIVWRNDDIFRHTVTARDKSFDIDLPPKSEGRMTISRAGAVDFYCRFHPAMTGKLDVRP; from the coding sequence ATGCATTTGCTGACGAAATCGCTGCCGCTGCTGTGTGCGCTACTCTGGACAGGCGGCGGCGTCGCCTCTGCCGCGGAATACCAAGTCACCATTGCAGGGATGAAATACAGCGCGCCGCCTGCCGAACTGCATGTGGGCGACGTGATCGTCTGGCGAAATGATGATATCTTCCGGCACACGGTGACGGCCCGCGACAAAAGCTTCGATATCGACCTGCCGCCGAAATCGGAAGGTCGCATGACGATCAGCCGAGCGGGAGCAGTCGACTTCTATTGCCGCTTTCATCCGGCCATGACGGGCAAACTGGACGTCCGGCCATAG
- a CDS encoding RNA polymerase sigma factor: MTAIPVPTERQQQHQQQMSTFSDADLVPLAKMGDEPAIRTIIQRHNQRLFRTARAIIRNDAEAEDVVQAAYIKAFTNLAAFRADAQFSTWLTRIAINEALGRVRRRKNTARLEEIDMQTTSPGGEVLQFPSSLSATDPETELSRSQARHLLEHAVDELPDDFRAVFVLRDVEGMSTDEAASYLGIRPETAKTRLHRARKMMRQSIEKRLSGAFSALFPFNGARCAFMADRVIAALGSGLTTG; this comes from the coding sequence ATGACAGCCATTCCGGTTCCGACCGAGCGACAGCAGCAGCACCAGCAGCAGATGTCGACATTCTCCGACGCAGATCTCGTGCCCTTGGCGAAAATGGGCGACGAGCCCGCCATCCGCACCATCATTCAACGCCACAACCAGCGCCTGTTCCGCACCGCGCGCGCCATCATCCGCAACGATGCCGAGGCGGAAGACGTCGTTCAGGCCGCCTATATCAAAGCATTCACCAATCTGGCGGCGTTCCGAGCCGATGCGCAGTTTTCGACGTGGCTGACCCGAATTGCGATCAACGAAGCGCTGGGCCGCGTGCGGCGCCGAAAGAACACAGCTAGGCTCGAGGAAATCGACATGCAGACGACATCGCCGGGCGGTGAAGTACTACAATTTCCTTCCTCCTTGTCCGCAACCGATCCAGAAACCGAGCTGTCGCGGAGCCAGGCGCGGCATCTCCTCGAACATGCGGTCGACGAACTTCCGGATGATTTTCGCGCCGTCTTCGTACTGCGTGATGTCGAGGGCATGAGCACCGACGAGGCCGCATCCTATCTCGGCATAAGACCCGAAACTGCCAAGACCCGATTGCACCGGGCGCGGAAGATGATGCGTCAGTCGATCGAAAAACGGCTCTCCGGCGCATTCTCGGCGCTGTTTCCGTTCAATGGCGCCCGGTGCGCTTTCATGGCCGATCGCGTCATTGCCGCCCTAGGCTCAGGACTCACAACGGGGTAG
- a CDS encoding TetR/AcrR family transcriptional regulator yields MPRPANPETRSRLLDKGGNLISTRGFNATGVQEITSVAGVPKGSFYNYFESKEAFAVEVLTEYWDSVVATYGPILADHNMAPLARIARYFASLAEFHERRGYAVGCLIGNMALEVTPSSEHVRITLAAIYRQWMASLTECLREAQAQGELPAGKDPGQVAVALIDAFEGAVTRAKVERNRSPFDSFEGFVLPALVT; encoded by the coding sequence ATGCCTAGACCAGCCAATCCCGAAACGCGATCGCGCCTCCTGGATAAGGGGGGAAACCTCATCAGCACCCGCGGCTTCAATGCCACGGGCGTGCAGGAGATTACGTCGGTCGCCGGTGTGCCCAAGGGTTCGTTCTACAATTATTTCGAAAGCAAGGAGGCCTTCGCTGTCGAGGTACTGACCGAGTATTGGGATTCGGTGGTTGCTACCTACGGCCCGATCTTGGCCGATCACAACATGGCGCCGCTCGCGCGTATCGCGCGCTATTTCGCGAGCCTAGCAGAGTTTCACGAGCGCCGCGGTTACGCGGTTGGCTGCCTGATCGGGAATATGGCGCTCGAGGTCACGCCGTCGAGCGAGCATGTACGCATTACGCTGGCGGCAATCTATCGCCAATGGATGGCCTCGCTCACCGAATGCCTCCGGGAAGCCCAGGCCCAGGGCGAATTGCCGGCCGGAAAGGACCCGGGACAGGTTGCCGTCGCGTTGATCGACGCGTTCGAAGGCGCGGTCACGCGTGCCAAGGTCGAACGTAACCGGTCGCCATTCGACAGCTTTGAAGGTTTCGTTTTGCCCGCCCTTGTAACCTGA
- a CDS encoding alpha/beta hydrolase: MSTIITTDGVNIFYKDWGSGQPIVFSHGWPLTADDWDAQMTFFLHHGYRVIAHDRRGHGRSDQPSTGNDMDHWVADLAALTEHLDLRDAIHIGHSTGGGEVARYVARHQERVAKAVLVASLTPNMYRSEDNPAGQPPEWFEAIRAGVLGNRSEFYRFVPENPFYGYNLDGAKPSEAIIANWWRQGMAGGALAHYATVDSWLEDYTEDLKKITVPVLVMHGEADQVVPFASSVPRAVDLLKNGSLKTYPGYPHGMLTTHADVLNPDLLSFIRS; the protein is encoded by the coding sequence ATGTCCACGATAATTACTACAGACGGCGTAAATATCTTCTACAAGGACTGGGGATCAGGTCAGCCGATCGTTTTCAGCCACGGTTGGCCGCTGACAGCGGACGACTGGGATGCCCAGATGACATTCTTCCTTCATCACGGGTATCGGGTGATCGCCCACGACCGGCGCGGCCACGGCCGGTCCGACCAGCCCAGCACCGGCAACGACATGGACCACTGGGTTGCCGACCTCGCGGCGCTGACTGAACACCTCGACCTGCGCGACGCGATCCATATCGGGCATTCGACGGGTGGCGGTGAGGTAGCTCGCTATGTCGCTCGCCACCAGGAGCGGGTTGCGAAGGCGGTGCTGGTCGCTTCGCTGACGCCGAACATGTACCGGAGCGAGGACAACCCGGCCGGTCAGCCGCCGGAGTGGTTCGAAGCGATCCGGGCCGGCGTGCTGGGCAACCGGTCGGAGTTCTACCGTTTCGTCCCTGAGAACCCGTTCTACGGCTACAACCTCGATGGGGCGAAGCCTTCGGAGGCAATCATTGCGAACTGGTGGCGCCAAGGCATGGCCGGCGGTGCCCTCGCTCATTACGCGACCGTCGACTCTTGGCTCGAAGATTATACCGAAGACCTCAAGAAGATCACTGTGCCGGTGCTGGTGATGCATGGCGAGGCTGATCAAGTCGTCCCGTTCGCAAGTTCAGTGCCGCGTGCGGTCGACCTGCTTAAGAACGGGTCGCTGAAGACTTATCCGGGCTACCCCCACGGCATGCTAACCACACATGCGGATGTCCTCAACCCTGACCTGCTGTCTTTCATCAGGTCTTGA
- a CDS encoding DoxX family protein has protein sequence MSNTATGLPAPQGKLLLIGLWSAQVLLFIAFTLFGCMKFFMPVDQLAAMWVWPGDVPAWFLRLMGIIDFAGGVGVLLPALTRIQPRLTVLAALGCVLLQITAMIFHLSRGEASALPLNVILLALSAFILWGRGKRAPITPRQ, from the coding sequence ATGTCCAACACCGCGACTGGTTTGCCTGCGCCCCAGGGGAAGTTGCTTCTAATCGGGCTATGGTCCGCTCAGGTGCTTCTCTTTATTGCCTTCACGCTGTTCGGCTGTATGAAGTTTTTCATGCCGGTCGACCAACTGGCGGCAATGTGGGTATGGCCCGGCGACGTTCCCGCATGGTTTCTGCGCCTCATGGGTATTATCGATTTCGCCGGCGGAGTGGGCGTGTTGCTGCCGGCCCTAACTCGGATTCAGCCGCGTCTGACCGTGCTTGCGGCGCTTGGCTGCGTGCTGCTGCAGATCACTGCGATGATCTTTCATCTCTCCCGCGGCGAAGCGTCCGCCTTGCCACTCAATGTCATCCTGCTTGCCCTTTCAGCTTTCATCCTGTGGGGCCGCGGCAAGAGGGCGCCGATTACGCCGCGCCAATGA
- a CDS encoding DUF4142 domain-containing protein, giving the protein MLKQILGATLLAASLGTASIAADAKPTDPQIAHIAYTAGQIDVTAADQALKKSKDAEVIEFAKTMERDHKAVNDQALALVKKLKVTPEDNKISQSLSTQASKELKTLDALDGAAFDKAYVENEVAYHKSVNDALAKVLIPSAQNNELKSLLETGLTLFKQHQMHAEHLASTMK; this is encoded by the coding sequence ATGTTGAAACAGATTCTCGGCGCAACCCTCCTGGCAGCCTCGCTCGGCACGGCTTCGATCGCCGCCGATGCAAAGCCGACCGACCCTCAGATTGCTCATATCGCCTATACGGCGGGGCAGATCGACGTCACCGCCGCGGATCAGGCGTTGAAGAAAAGCAAGGATGCCGAAGTCATTGAATTCGCCAAGACCATGGAGCGCGACCACAAGGCCGTCAACGATCAGGCGCTCGCCCTCGTCAAGAAACTAAAGGTGACGCCTGAAGACAACAAGATCAGCCAGTCGCTCTCGACTCAAGCAAGCAAGGAGTTGAAGACGCTTGACGCTCTCGACGGCGCGGCTTTCGACAAGGCCTATGTCGAAAACGAAGTCGCCTATCACAAGTCGGTCAACGATGCGCTTGCCAAGGTGCTGATCCCCTCGGCGCAGAACAACGAGCTCAAGTCGCTCCTGGAAACGGGCCTGACCCTGTTCAAGCAGCACCAGATGCATGCCGAGCATCTTGCCTCGACGATGAAGTAG